The segment TTCCGAACTAAATTCCAAAAGATTTTTTTCTAAATCCAAAATTCTATCATTAAGTTCTAATTGTAACTTTTGATTTTCCTGTAACTTATCTTCTTTTTTATTTCTTTCTTCTTTATAGTTTTTTATATCTTTTTCAATTTCCTTTAATTTTAAGGAATTCTTATTTTCAATAATTTTAAAGTTATTTATTCTTTCATGTAAAATGTTAATTTTACTTAAAGCATCTTTATGATCAGACTTATTATTGTAATATTTCTTTTTTCTTCTTCTATATAGTTTTCCAGTTCTTGTAATCTGCATATAACATCTTCTTTTTCTAAATCAAACTTTTTTTACAGCTATCATTTAAGGAAATTTCATTTTCCATTTCATTTATAGTTTTTTTTAGTTCACTTAATTTCTGCTCTAACTCTTTTATACTATGAGTTACTATATTTATTTCTCTTGTTTTTAATTTTTCAGATAGCTTCAAAAATTCCTTAGCTTTATTTTTTTCAATTTCCAAAGGTATTATTCTTTCACCATAAGTAGTTAATATATCTTGAATTCTAGTTAAATTCTGCTGTGAATTTTCAAGTTTTTTCTCTGCTTCTTCCTTTCTAGTCTTAAACTTTACAATACCTGCAGCTTCTTCAAGTAATCTTCTTCTATCCTCTGGTCTCCCACTTAAAATAGCATCTATTTTTCCTTGTCCAATTATAGAATACCCTTCCTTACCTATTCCAGTATCCATAAATAATTCTTGAATATCTTTAAGTCTACATTTTGAATTATTAATACTATACTCACTTTCTCCTGATCTATATAGCCTTCTAGACACAGTTACGTAAGAGTAATTAATTGGAAGTTCATTGTCTCTATTGTCTAAAGTTAAAGAGACCTGGGATAATCCTACAGGTTTTCTATACTGAGTACCTGCAAATATCACATCTTCCATTTTCCCCCTCTAAGTGTTTTTATACTTTGCTCTCCTAAAACCCATCGAACTGCATCTGATATATTACTCTTACCACTTCCATTAGGACCAACCACCGTGGTAATTCCTTTATTAAAAATAATCTCTGTCTTGTCAGCAAAAGATTTAAAACCTCTTATCTCTAGTGATTTTAAAAACATGTTCCTTCTCTCCTATTATTTATTTTCATGCCTAACTAAAAATAGCTGGTATCAATGTAAAAATAAATATTACGATTATAACATAAACCATTATCTTGGTCATTTTCTCTCTTTTCTCTTTCTTCATTATATCACTTCCTATAATATAAATTTTACCTTACTAGTTTATAGTAAATTATAATAAATATCAACTTTTATACTAACTTTAATTTATAAAATAAGAAACGGATTATAACTACCTTAAAAAAAGTATACAATTTAAATAAGCTCTCAAGGTTCACACCACGAGAGCTTACAGAATTAAATCTACTTTTATCTAGATTCAACTATCAACTTTATTGCAGTTCTTTCTTCACCGTCAATATCAATTTGCGAAAATGCAGGTATAGTTACAAGATCTATTCCATTTGGAGCTACAAATCCTCTTGCTATAGCAATCGCTTTTACAGCTTGATTTACTGATCCTGCACCTATTGCCTGAATCTCTGCAACTTTGTTATCCCTTACAATAGCTGCTAAAGCCCCTGCCACTGATTTTGGAGAAGATTGCGCTGATACTTTTAATACTTCCAT is part of the Haloimpatiens sp. FM7315 genome and harbors:
- a CDS encoding DUF4044 domain-containing protein, with product MKKEKREKMTKIMVYVIIVIFIFTLIPAIFS
- a CDS encoding stage V sporulation protein S; the encoded protein is MEVLKVSAQSSPKSVAGALAAIVRDNKVAEIQAIGAGSVNQAVKAIAIARGFVAPNGIDLVTIPAFSQIDIDGEERTAIKLIVESR